A stretch of the Lolium perenne isolate Kyuss_39 chromosome 3, Kyuss_2.0, whole genome shotgun sequence genome encodes the following:
- the LOC127325609 gene encoding putative receptor-like protein kinase At3g47110, which translates to MGTIGYAAPEYAGGGQVSTAADVYSFGVILLELFLRRRPTDEMFKDGLTIVKFTELSFPDRIMEIVDPQLIQELELCQETPATMKGKGVHSLMSMLNIGLCCTKPSPGERINMQEVAAKLHGIRDAYLRGN; encoded by the exons ATGGGAACGATCGGATACGCTGCTCCAG AATATGCAGGGGGTGGTCAAGTTTCAACTGCCGCGGATGTTTACAGCTTTGGTGTCATCCTCCTCGAATTATTCCTTCGGAGAAGACCAACGGATGAAATGTTTAAAGATGGATTGACCATTGTGAAGTTTACAGAACTCAGCTTCCCTGATAGGATAATGGAGATAGTCGACCCTCAGCTGATACAAGAGTTGGAGCTTTGCCAAGAAACTCCAGCAACCATGAAGGGAAAAGGTGTCCACTCTCTGATGTCGATGCTGAACATTGGCCTTTGTTGCACCAAGCCGTCTCCAGGTGAGCGCATCAACATGCAGGAGGTGGCTGCCAAGCTACATGGTATTAGAGATGCATATCTTAGAGGAAACTGA